GCTGGATTCCTGCAAAACCTGGATCGCTAATCCTTTAAAATCCTCTTTTAAGTGGGCAACCAATCAATAAATCTCCCTGCCCTCAATTGTGCTCATATGCAACGAATCCACCTCGCAAAGCCCGTTTGACATAAAACCAATACCAGTTATAAGCCCGCATGAGTTTTTATAGTTAATATAAAATACCCTTTTACCATTTATGCTGATAGTAGCATTTTTGTTAACTACTTTAAATTCCAGATCCTGCCAATTTCTGGGGTCATTTCCTAAAGCTGAAAGATCATTCATTTTCCCGTTTATCTCCTTTTCTCCAAACTGGGTCACTAGCTCACTAGTGCAACCTCTTGGAATAGTCATAAAATACAGGGCCGGGCGCTGGCTAAAAACCTCGACTAACAAATATGGACATGGATCATTTTTCAACTCATCCACCTTTATGCGGCACCTGAGAACAAAATTATCACTGCTGCTTTCAATGTGGGACGGGAAAAAGGCATTGATAAATATATTTTCCTTTTGAACATCGATCCCGCTTTTTACCAGATCATCTTTGGTTAACTTAAAAGACCGGCTTTTTGCATCGTTTGCATGAATATAATATGGCTGTCCCTTAGCGATGCCTTCCTTACCATAAAACACCCACCGGTCAGTGGGTATGCTGACATCCACTGTTTTTATTATTTTATCATTGGCAATCAGCCTGGCTACATGATAGCCGGGCTCATAATAGATATCTGTTAAGGTGTGATTGTGCTTAAATACCCTTACACGACGGTTTTTATCCCATGATTGCTGGATAAAAAAGCTATCCGCTTTCACTGAATCAACATTGTAGTTGAAGACTACTGTGTTAGGAATATCATTACCGGTAACCTTACCTGCAGAGAAAGTTGCCTTGCTAACCATTTCCAAGCCAGGTTTCCGGTCTGCCATTCTGAGACCAAGATAAATTAGGGCAAACAATATAAATGCCCCTGCCAGGATTATGCGAATATTAGTGCCTGCGACGATCAGGGCACGTAAAGCACCAGACTTTTCTTCTTTCGTTACCCGGCTTCGACTAACTTCCTGGTTTTTACTGGTCTTAAAGTTTTGCCAGGTTTGATATCCGGCGGCAGCAGCAATCGCGTCAAGAGTTGCTATTTGAGGCAGGCGTGAAAATTGCCCGTTCATCAATCTTTTTATTGTGGACAAGCTAATAGGCAAACCCGTCTCTGACTCAATCCTATCACTTAAAAAAACAAGGTCACGCTGAACAAGATTGGTTGTGTCCTCAAGCCCTGCTTTTTTACACAATTCATTCATGCAAATACTTACCAGAAGTTGGTCTGTATGTCCTTTTGATTGCGTTTTGACTTGTATTGAACGGCTTTTGAACATGATTTGGAATTGTTGTCAGGTATGTTTGTCTAAGGAAAACGGAGGCTGTAGCGATCAAGGCAAATATAAAAAAAACTTAAAAACGATTACCATGACTAAGTTCTTGAAGGCTGTACATTTAACAGCTTTGTTTGTGGGGACAACAGACATTGTCTCCGCCTTTATTACCGTTTATATTAAGTCGGGAAAATTTCCTGAGAAAATGTTCAATTATATTGCTGCAGGCCTACTAGGCATACCTGCTGCCATAAATAGAGGCACAACCATACAATTGCTGGGCTTACTTATCCATTATTTCATTGCTTTTTCATTTACGCTTCTTTTCTTCCTTGTATTTAGAAAAATAAAATTCTTGGCGTTTAATAAATACCTGGTTGGCATGCTTTACGCTGTTTTTGTCAATCTGGCAATGGATTTTATCTTGAAGCTGACCCCACTTCCGTCGCGCAAATTCAAACTTGCAGAATCATTTATAGATTGGATTATTCTAGGAGTCATATTTGGAATTCCTATAGTCTATAATACCTATAAATATTATGGAGTTCAAAAAACACCGGTCTGACCATCTATTCAAAAGACCTATGCATCTGTTTTACTGAACTAATGCTTTAAAACGTTAAGGTAATAATGCCTCGCCATGGCCATACTCCACCGTTTTATAAGCACACCACCGGATCAACCAAATTGAAGCGATTTAAATTAACTAAATAAATCATATAAAATACCTACTCACCGGCTATGCATTGCCTTTGTGGCAAGGTAAAAAGGCAACTGGTGGCCCTACAAGCCCCTTCAAATTCAACGACTTGAAGGGGCTTGTAAATTTCAGTCGGGTCGGCAGGACAATTGTCGAACTCCTGGATCGAAGATTTGCTAAAATTTAAAAATTATCATTGCATGTTTACACCAGGTTCCAGTGAAAACAAGGCGATGCTCATATAAGTTGTATTTATATGTTGTATTGTTTTCCTACCTAAGGTCTCGGAAAATGTACCAAATCAAGTAATTTCAAACTATACACTCCTCATTCGAGTGTCGGTATTAGTTCAACCTGGACATGGGGAGTATAACTTTAACCATCCACCTAAAAAGAAATATTTGCATGAAAGTATTTTTCTGTAGTCTTTTCCTGTGTGTTAACCTGGTTTTCAGCGGCATGGCTCAAACGACAAAAGTATTTTACGAAAAAAAGGAACAGGAATTTGTGATCTATGCCGACAATAATGAGTTGTGCCCTGTATCCCTTATTATAAACCTGGATTTGTCAAATCTGGCTTTCTCTGATAAGGATAAAAAAGTTTTTGTAATCCCACCCAAAACTGAACGATTCAGAATTGGTAAACTGACACCAGTGAATAAAAACGATGGAACAAAATTCAGTTACAATTACAAAACTGCGCTGGGCGATATAACGGTAAAAAAATACGATACATCGTTTGTATATGATCTACCATTTCAAAAAGGTAACTTATTCAGGGTTCATCAGGGATACAACGGTATATTTTCCCATCAAAATGAAAAAGCCATTGACTTTACAATGCCCGAAGGCACTGAAATATTAGCGGCCAGGGAAGGCAGAGTTGTTCAAATTGTACAAAATAACACCGAATCGTGTCCAAACGAAGAATGCAAAAAATATAATAACCATATTATAATCATGCATGCTGATGGTACTTTTGGATGCTATGCTCACATAAAATACAACGGATCAAAAGTGAAACCGGGAGACTACATACAGAAAGGGAGTGTTATTGGGTACAGTGGAAATGTTGGGTGGTCAAGCGGACCGCATTTACATTTTGCTTGTTTTCTGCCAGCATTTGACAAATGGCAAACACTGGAAACCAAATTCAGGATTGACAACGGAGAGAATGTTGTACTCCTAATGGAAGGGAAAGAGTACAAGAGGGATTATTAATCTGCGGCAAAAACTTGACAGTGGAGATTTCCGCCCGTTTTATACTTTTACTTTAAAAGACTTGAAATAAAATTGCGGCACAAATACTTGTACAAAATGTATTAGTGACTGCTGATAGGAATTTAAATGTGTTGAGGAATAAACCAGTCAAGATTATCTTTTATTTCCTTCAGTGGTTGCAATGGGTTTGAATGCGGAAACCTCAAAATGGGGCAATCACCATCTAAAAATAAAAATGCTTTATGCCACTCAATAAAGTTTTTAGGAAATATAACATTAATCTGTTGCGCCAGTTTTAGATATTCACTTTCACTTATCCTTCCATCTATTAATTGCCATTCGAACCAGCCATCTATATCAACGCTCGATTGCATCATTTCTTTAGGCGTATCTATTGTAAATACTGCTTTAGGGCGAAAAATCTTCAAATACGACTTGAAAAATTGGATTATCAGGTCTGTCATATTTAAATTTCGAGAGTAACCGATTTTAAATTACTGTTGTACAACAATCGAAAATAACAAAAAGCCAGGTAACCCGGCCTTTTTAATACAAAACAGTTATCTATTTATTTTGAGACTTTTTAAAAGATTCAGGCACCCCCACTTTCTTCAGAACCCAATTATGTTTAGCTGTGTATCAGTACTTTTTAATTTGGCAGTCGTTAACTGCCAAATTAAAAGCACTATTATTAATCTTTATTAGAAACAACTTCCTCACCTTCCTGTACTAACCACATCCATCTCTCTTTATCCACAACTCTTTAATCTTACTATTTTTTTATGGAATGCCTTTAATTGCGCATCCATATAGTAAAACAAGAAATAATCCCTACACTTTATCATACTATGAAACAACTTATATCCATCATCTTAACGTTGATGATATTTTCAAGTTGCGGGAAATTTGATTCAGAGAAACGGACTTCACCCGTCGAAATCAAGGGTGATACAGTTACTGAAAACGAAAATAATGATGCATTTATTTGTGAGTTTCCCATTCCCGCTGAATTTCCAGGTGGAAATGTTGCCTGGCTTAAGTTTCTGAAACGAAACCTTGTTTACCCTGAAATTGCAATAGATCAAAACATTCAGGGAACTGTAATCGTACAATTCAAAGTTTGTACCGACGGTACCCTTTGTGATATAGAAGCCATTAGCGGACCGAATGAACTAAAGGAAAGTGCAGTTAAGGTTATTAAAAAGTCGCCGAAATGGACTCCAACTTCCCTTAATGGGTGTAATGTCATTGATTATAAAAGGCAACCCATAATTTTTCATATGGAGTATGAATAATGCAATTTACTCCCAGTTCAAATCAACCATTAATCAACCGCATCCCATCCCTCTTTATCCACAACTCCTTAATTTTATTAGCCGCCTCTTCCGATGAAATGCGGATATACTTATAAAAATCCTTTGTTCGTTTATGCCCACTAATCTTTATGATCAACTCAACGGGTGTGCCGGCAAGGAATTCATTGGTGCAAAAGGAGCGGCGGGCAGTATGCGAAGTGATCCAGTCGTATTTTGGTTTAACGACCTCAATACTTTTGTTTCCTTTTTTGTAGGAGAATTTAATGGAGCGGTTCAGTCCAGCTAGTTTGCCAATGGTTTTAATGTGCCGGTTAAATTCTGGATTGGTGAGTGCGGGTATGCGCTCGCGGAATTGACGAGTGAAAATGTGATTTGCTTCCACGCGCAAAGGGATAATAACCCAGTGATCTGATTTCTCCTGCTTTTTATACAGCATATCCCGTTGCAGATCTTCAGGCTTTAAAGTGGAGAAGTCGGAGAAGCGCAAGCCAGTCAAGCAGGCCAGGACAAACAGGTCTCGGTATTCGATCAGGTGAGGATGATCAGAAAGATTAGCCTGGTAAATGGCTATTATTTCCTGATGGGTTAAATAGATGGCATCGCTTTCTTCTTCGGGTATTTTGAAATCCGTGAGGTCGATGGGTGCAATGATCTTTCTTTTCACCCGGTCTTTTAAAAAGCCGCGCAGGTGTTTGATGGTTTTACCAATGGTGTTCAGCTTTAAGCCCGTTAATGCCTCCCGGCGGCGCATATGCACGTGCTCAAAAGTGAGGTAGTCAATAAAGTCGTGATAGAAATTAAAATCAAAACTGGCGAAGGTGATCTTTTCCTGCCTATACTTTTCAAATGCCTGCAAATGCCCCTTAACGTTTGAATAAACAGTCAGCGTAGCCTTGCTTACTTTTTCTCTCCTTGGTTTTGATATACTCATCAAACTGGTAATAGATATCATGCTTCGCTTCTTTCTTTGCCGTTTCCTGTTTGGCAACCGTAGTTATTCGTTCATCCAGAGATTGTAAATCGAGAGTGGGGGTAAAAGCCTTTTTTACAAAAGCTCCTTTATCGGCTATCTGTTTTCTGGCTGCTTCTACAACCAGGTCTTCCACCAATCGCTTTTGACGAAGTAATTCATCATTCAATTTTACCGGGCTACCATATTCAGCTGGTAGCTGCGGTGATACACGTAATTGTTTGGGATGCCAGTACTGCAGTGGGATGTAAATGCCGGTGTTTAATAGTGTACGATTTGTTGCACTAAAACAGTACTGTAAAAAAATCGGCGCAGTTCCATCTTTTCGAACTCTCTTTGTTCTGCAAATCGCCGCGCTGTTATGAATATCTGAAAATCAACCGCCTAAAAGTAAAGATGGGTAAAAAGCAAAAAGGTCCACCATAGCTGATGAACCTCTTTTGCGGACCGGACGGGATATGTGCGGCCGTTATATCTTCAGGAAAATCAGCTATTTAATTTTTCGGTCGATTTTTTGGTCGATTCAATGAGCTGGAGAAGCTTATTCTTACCTGGGTTGGTTCAGGTAGACGTTAAGGGGCAAAGTTAGAAATTTATTTTGCAAATTTTTATGCCCCATTGCTTATCTCGTTTGCAATTGGGTAAGACGTGGCACAGAAAAAGTGTACACGTAACGCATTTAAGATTTTGAACATATTGATGAAAGAACCTTTGGTGAATAGCGAAAAGGTAATTAAATAAGTTGTGGGTTAATTAAGCTACCTTTATAAGTACTAACGCACAAATGCCATATGCCCAAAAACCGTTCTCCCAAAAACGATACGCAAAAATCTGCCGATATCGTTGAAGCACTTGGTCGGCCGGAACCACCACAAGATCGCGAAGGAAAAAATGGCGACCCACAACTAGCAGCCCTTACATCTTTTTTATTAGGTTTAAAAACCAATAATACAGTAAGCGAAAAACGCGTATTAGTAGATTTTGGATGTGGGAATGGTGTACTGCCAAATTTGCTTGAAAGCATTTATAATGACGCTCCAGATTCGCTTCCCTTTTTATGGGCAGTTGACTTACCGGAACCATTGTCTCGGCTTGCTTTACCGTTAGAAATACATAATCGTTCAGAGAAGTGTACATTAGAAATGTTTTATAACAATAAACTAATAAACAATAGCAAAGAAATTACCGAGATAGTTATCCGCAACGTTTTGCATGAAATGACCATCAAAGAGACAGCAGAACTATTTGACCGCCTAATAAAATACCTGCCAGTACACACAAATATTTACATCCAGGATATGGCCCGCTTACCAAAACAAGAACGAGGCAATGCGGCATGGAGTTTCGAACTATTGAAACAATGTCTTGAAGAAATGGGGTTCACTGTATCAGGCCACCAGCTTTACAGTCATTCAGGTATTCCCTGGTTTTCAATGAACTGTCAACTACCAACCTCGAAGAAGGATGCCAACATGCTTGACATCATTGCAAAATATCGCAGTAAGCAACTTACCGACATCCGGAACAAAGGAAAAGAGCTTACTAAAGTGTTCGAGAATACCTCTGAGATAATCAGCCTTAGCCTTGACTGTCTAGCATTAGATGTACAATTAGATGAAATTGGATGGTTTAACGATTCACCCACTGTTTCGTTAAAAGATCTTAATATACCACTTACAGCACTAAGCAAGTCTCCAACTGAATATGCAGCTATGACTAATGCGGAGATTGCAAGCCCTTCAGGATTAGTAGCCATGCTTTCGACAAAAAACATGCTCGATTTTCCAACCTTGATTAAGAATGCTAAAGAAGAAATTTCGTTTGGCGGTTATTCGAACCGGCCCCTATTCTTAAAGATAGAAAATAAAACAGCGCTCAAAGAAGCAATAGGCAAAGGAATTAAAGTAAAAGTTTTGGTGGTAAATCCACAATCGACTGCGGCCCAATTAAGAGCTAACGAGCCATTGTATAAAGACCCTAAGAATTTAATCGAGTCAATTAATAACACTATAGAACAAGGCAAAAACTATTTTCGAGAACTTCAACTTCATTATGGAGAATTTATAGCTTCAAAATATTATGATTTACGCGCTTCGTCACGTATACCGAAATGGTCTTACTTTATCATTGATGATAAGTGTTATCTAAGTTTTTATTCGATGAGCTATTCAGGAAGCTCTGGTCCCTGTTTTGTCTTTCAAAATGTAGGGGAATCCCTGCATAATTATTACCATGTTGTTAGACAGGAATTTTTGACATTGTTTGAAGAAAGCAATAATCTATTAACATGAGTGAAATAAAATCATTTATTGCAGCAGGTGGTTCGGGCAGTCGATTATCACTGGGGTATCCTAAAGCAGGTTTAAAATACCACGGTCATACATTGCTTTACTGGTCAGTTGTTAATATGCTAGATGCAGGTTTAGAGTTTATACAGATATTTGTAAATCATCCGGATTGGCTATCAAGGTTCCAAGAAGAAATGAACCAATTACCACATTTACATTTTATGCTCGATAAAGGGTTTAACAACACATTCCAATTGTTCAAAATATATAGCTCAACTCAAGGAGGACGACATTTTTTTACATATGGCCATAGCCCTCGACCTGTAAAGTGCTATAAAAGATTTGCAGCTTCCAATACCCTCCTTGGCATCTCTTTGGTTCCTACAACCTCCAAGGCTGAAAAAATCGAATATTCGCCATTTCAATTTATTGAACCCCCTTACTTGTTGAATTGCGATCAGTTAAATCTTGAAGCTAACAGCTGGAAACATTTTTTTTACAATAATTGTAAGTTCATCTCACCCATTATAAATCATCTAATTCCAGAATTTAACTTTAGGCATGAATGGCTGCAGTACCGTTATTACTTGCATACACAACGGATTGCAGTATAGATACACAATTAAAGATACTTTGTATTTTTTTTGAATTTGTCAGTAAATGAGATTATTCATAAATAATATGCCTCTCCTATTCACATCTACAAAAAATTAATTTATTATTCCAAGCTCTCTTCCGATATCCTGATAAAGCTTCGCAAGCGGCCGCTTATGAACATCATCTGCACGAGAGTAATTTCCAAGTATTAATCGATCAATCTCAAAATCGTCAATCTTTAATCCACTGTAAGATTTTAAATATTTTCTATAAGCTTTTGTATAACGGCCTTTGCTCTTAATTATTAGTTCTAATACATGATCACCATGCTGTTGATATAATTTTTCCAATTTAAACACTCTATTATGATCATGCAGCATTGATTTAAAAAAGACTTTCACACCAAATTTATTCGTTAATGGACTTAATATACTCACATTAGCTGCATCATACGAAAACATAAAGGAGCTAATTTCACTAAACAGATACGGATTTATTAGCCCCTCCTCGATAGGATCTAATTGCCCTTTTGCCTCTATACCATTACAAGTGGAACAACTTGGTATTAGATTATAGAATGAAATAGCTAAATATGGATACTTACCCTTAGGGTAGAAATGATCGATTTCGGGTTTTATTGGAGCTGCATCCTGACCTGAAAGATAATATATATAATTACGGTTACAATAAGCACATGTATCTAATTTAATCCGTTTGATAAAATCAAGCTTATTGAAATAT
The Niastella koreensis GR20-10 genome window above contains:
- a CDS encoding site-specific integrase, yielding MSISKPRREKVSKATLTVYSNVKGHLQAFEKYRQEKITFASFDFNFYHDFIDYLTFEHVHMRRREALTGLKLNTIGKTIKHLRGFLKDRVKRKIIAPIDLTDFKIPEEESDAIYLTHQEIIAIYQANLSDHPHLIEYRDLFVLACLTGLRFSDFSTLKPEDLQRDMLYKKQEKSDHWVIIPLRVEANHIFTRQFRERIPALTNPEFNRHIKTIGKLAGLNRSIKFSYKKGNKSIEVVKPKYDWITSHTARRSFCTNEFLAGTPVELIIKISGHKRTKDFYKYIRISSEEAANKIKELWIKRDGMRLING
- a CDS encoding energy transducer TonB is translated as MKQLISIILTLMIFSSCGKFDSEKRTSPVEIKGDTVTENENNDAFICEFPIPAEFPGGNVAWLKFLKRNLVYPEIAIDQNIQGTVIVQFKVCTDGTLCDIEAISGPNELKESAVKVIKKSPKWTPTSLNGCNVIDYKRQPIIFHMEYE
- a CDS encoding M23 family metallopeptidase; translated protein: MAQTTKVFYEKKEQEFVIYADNNELCPVSLIINLDLSNLAFSDKDKKVFVIPPKTERFRIGKLTPVNKNDGTKFSYNYKTALGDITVKKYDTSFVYDLPFQKGNLFRVHQGYNGIFSHQNEKAIDFTMPEGTEILAAREGRVVQIVQNNTESCPNEECKKYNNHIIIMHADGTFGCYAHIKYNGSKVKPGDYIQKGSVIGYSGNVGWSSGPHLHFACFLPAFDKWQTLETKFRIDNGENVVLLMEGKEYKRDY